A genomic segment from Helicoverpa armigera isolate CAAS_96S chromosome 10, ASM3070526v1, whole genome shotgun sequence encodes:
- the LOC110371807 gene encoding facilitated trehalose transporter Tret1 — MCDAVSRKHSEMGDGTVPELEKIHKNGTTDNGKELSASNDEYLNNQRSPFRRQAIISFGVFMLTLGAGATSGISAILIPQLQHAKGKKAFSVELVSWVAAISSLALFFGNLMSGYLMDRLGRRMSSLLLAGTFVAGWLIIGFSNDLMFLILIGRFITGLCQGWLGPLGPVYVGEFSSPAYRGLFLAALSLGIAVGVFMSHLFGTFLHWSISSLLCGLFPLIGGVILYYAPESPSWLASKQRIDECIISYQWYRGNSAAMKTELDKMIADISAKGNNQSKLQIIAANIKKPEFYKPLGIMTTFFVITQLSGVNVICAYTTEMMKELIGSGSTSSHAYAAMLSIDVLRCVSLGAACIMLRRSGRRPMAIFSGVFTSLSLISLALYLYLNDSGVIHHISPFISLGLMAFYIVVSNLGICPLPWNMVGELFAVETKGVCSGISVMMTSVAFFGVVKTAPSMFRSIGHHGTYLFYGLSTLCGTIFLFLCLPETKDKTLLQIEEHFRYGKKKNDSKETDNI, encoded by the exons ATGTGTGATGCAGTGTCACGGAAACATTCTGAGATGGGTGACGGAACAGTGCCAGAGTTAGAGAAAATCCATAAAAATGGAACAACGGACAATGGGAAAGAACTTAGTGCTTCTAATGATGAATACCTCAATAACCAACGATCCCCGTTTAGGAGACAG GCTATCATCTCATTTGGTGTGTTCATGCTCACCCTCGGGGCTGGTGCCACTTCAGGCATCTCCGCCATTTTAATTCCACAACTACAACATGCAAAGGGGAAAAAGGCCTTCTCCGTAGAATTGGTATCAtgggtag ctGCCATATCATCATTGGCTCTCTTCTTCGGTAACCTGATGTCGGGATACTTGATGGATAGACTTGGAAGAAGAATGTCTAGTCTACTTCTGGCGGGCACATTTGTGGCTGGCTGGTTGATTATTGGGTTCTCAAATGACCTCATGTTTCTAATCTTAATAGGAAGATTTATCACGGGGCTATGTCAAGGGTGGCTTGGCCCTCTTGGCCCAGTCTACGTAGGAGAATTTAGTAGCCCTGCTTACAGAGGATTGTTCTTAGCAGCTTTATCTTTAGGAATAGCAGTGGGTGTTTTCATGTCACATTTATTTGGCACTTTCCTGCATTGGAGTATATCTTCTTTGCTTTGTGGATTATTCCCACTGATTGGTGGTGTTATACTTTATTACGCACCAGAATCACCATCGTGGTTAGCGTCTAAACAGCGAATTGATGAATGCATAATCTCGTATCAATGGTACAGAGGAAACAGTGCAGCTATGAAAACTGAACTTGATAAAATGATTGCTGATATTTCAGCGAAAGGCAATAATCAGAGTAAATTGCAAATTATAGCAGCAAACATAAAGAAGCCAGAGTTTTATAAGCCATTAGGTATTATGACGACCTTCTTCGTTATAACGCAACTTTCTGGAGTCAACGTTATTTGTGCGTACACTACAGAGATGATGAAGGAACTCATTGGTAGTGGTTCGACTAGTTCACACGCCTACGCCGCTATGTTAAGTATAGATGTGTTACGATGCGTGTCACTCGGCGCTGCTTGCATTATGCTCAGGAGATCAGGTAGAAGGCCCATGGCTATATTCAGTGGAGTATTCACATCGTTATCTTTAATTTCACTAGCTTTGTACCTGTATCTTAACGACTCTGGTGTCATCCATCACATATCACCATTCATTTCATTAGGTTTAATGGCATTCTACATAGTAGTATCCAATTTGGGAATATGTCCACTGCCATGGAATATGGTTGGTGAACTATTTGCCGTCGAAACTAAAGGAGTGTGTTCAGGCATTAGTGTCATGATGACTTCTGTGGCTTTCTTCGGAGTAGTGAAGACGGCGCCATCCATGTTTAGAAGTATAGGTCACCATGGAACGTATCTCTTCTACGGGTTATCCACCCTGTGTGGTAccatattcttatttttatgtttacccGAGACTAAAGACAAAACTTTGTTACAAATAGAGGAACACTTTAGGTATGGCAAGAAAAAGAATGATAGCAAAGAAACagataatatttaa
- the LOC110371849 gene encoding cytochrome P450 4g15 has protein sequence MREIGIVLCYAILNLGKWTVNQIVTTFDLRWSNMVSFHDDTETVNTARLVFYPLLFITTVLWLIHTWQRQTRLFKLGNVLPGPPHVPFFGNALLALGKRPDQLVNICLEYADTYGTVIRGWLGSKLAVFILDADDIEVILNSQIHIDKADEYRFFKPWLGDGLLISTGSKWRSHRKMIAPTFHINILKSFVGVFNQNSKNVVEKMRSEISKTFDVHDHMSRATVDILLETAMGITRKTQDESGFDYAMAVMKMCDIIHQRHYKFWLRFDALFKFTSFFEKQKKLLGIIHGLTNKVIKSKKQTYFENKARGFIPPTLEELTRTVDDDNVLANDSKTVSDTVFKGYRDDLDFNDENDVGEKKRLAFLDLMIESVQNGTHQLTDHEIKEEVDTIMFEGHDTTAAGSSFVLCLLGIYKDVQAKVYNELYEIFGDSDRPATFADTLEMKYLERVILETLRLYPPVPVIARKLNQDVKIATNSYVLPAGATIVIGMYKVHRSPKYYKDPDTFNPDNFLPENSANRHYYSFIPFSAGPRSCVGRKYALLKLKILLSTILRNYECTSTVPEKDFKLLGDIILKRSDGFTIKIEPRIRKPIDVA, from the exons ATGCGTGAGATAGGCATTGTGTTGTGTTACGCCATTTTAAATCTAGGAAAATGGACCGTCAACCAAATTGTGACGACTTTCGACTTGCGATGGAG cAACATGGTATCATTCCACGATGACACCGAAACTGTGAACACTGCTCGCCTTGTATTCTACCCTCTTTTGTTTATTACGACTGTTCTCTGGTTAATACATACATGGCAGCGGCAGACCAGACTCTTCAAACTGGGCAATGTTCTACCAGGACCGCCTCATGTACCGTTCTTTGGAAACGCTCTCTTAGCATTGGGAAAGAGACCAGACC AATTAGTAAATATCTGTCTCGAATACGCTGATACCTACGGTACAGTGATTCGAGGATGGCTTGGCTCCAAGCTGGCAGTATTCATTCTGGATGCCGATGATATTGAAGTCATCCTCAACAGTCAAATACACATCGATAAGGCTGATGAATACAGATTCTTTAAACCTTGGCTTGGTGACGGCCTTCTTATTAGCACAG GTTCGAAATGGCGTTCCCATCGCAAAATGATAGCCCCAACATTCCATATCAACATTCTGAAGTCATTTGTGGGAGTATTCAACCAGAACAGCAAGAATGTCGTTGAAAAAATGCGATCAGAAATTAGCAAAACGTTTGATGTGCACGACCATATGAGTAGAGCTACTGTCGACATCTTACTCG AAACTGCGATGGGAATCACAAGAAAAACTCAAGATGAATCAGGTTTTGATTACGCTATGGCTGTTATGAA GATGTGTGATATTATTCACCAAAGACATTACAAGTTTTGGTTACGATTTGACGCGCTTTTCAAATTCACGTCATTCTTTGAGAAGCAGAAGAAACTCTTAGGTATCATTCACGGATTAACTAATAAG GTAATTAAGAGTAAAAAGCAGACGTACTTCGAAAACAAAGCGAGAGGTTTTATTCCACCAACATTGGAGGAACTGACTCGAACtgtagatgatgataatgtacTAGCTAATGACAGCAAAACTGTGTCCGATACTGTATTTAAAGGATACCGCGATGATTTGGATTTCAATGATGAAAATGATGTTG gtgAGAAGAAACGACTTGCCTTCTTAGACCTTATGATCGAGTCTGTTCAGAATGGAACCCATCAGCTAACTGACCACGAAATAAAAGAAGAAGTAGATACTATTATGTTTGAG GGTCACGATACCACAGCTGCCGGCTCCAGCTTCGTCCTCTGTCTTCTGGGTATCTACAAGGACGTTCAAGCGAAAGTTTACAACGAACTGTACGAAATCTTTGGAGACTCAGACAGACCAGCCACCTTTGCTGATACTCTTGAAATGAAGTACCTTGAGAGGGTCATCCTCGAAACTTTGAGGCTGTATCCACCAGTGCCTGTTATCGCTAGAAAACTTAATCAAGATGTTAAAATCG cAACAAACAGTTACGTTCTCCCCGCCGGTGCCACAATAGTCATCGGAATGTACAAAGTCCATAGAAGTCCCAAATACTACAAGGACCCCGATACATTCAACCCTGACAACTTCTTGCCTGAAAACTCAGCGAACAGACATTACTACAGCTTCATTCCCTTCAGTGCAGGGCCCAGGAGTTGTGTTG gacGCAAATATGCCTTATTGAAGCTCAAGATCTTACTATCAACGATTCTAAGAAACTATGAGTGCACATCTACAGTACCTGAGAAAGATTTCAAACTCCTTGgtgacattattttaaagagatCTGATGGATTTACTATTAAGATTGAACCTAGAATAAGGAAACCTATAGATGTAGCTTAG
- the LOC110371839 gene encoding uncharacterized protein LOC110371839 — protein MSSIGVVVFRNSPLGKSQVLQESVNNTMNITNNDANQNSTREIIIVRKKPKFQSVPATVSVTSLVRAAEPVTSSAPSAKKSRPNENSAEESVRSPTPLAVARRNARERNRVRQVNDGFAALRRHIPEEVASAFENANSNRGANKKLSKVETLRMAVEYIRNLENLLNIGHDKENTSRPSMESFPSPASSSPRENSQERSYYIIHSPAGDDDDMDEDEIDGAHHLRRQQYVDLQGNEQFQLVATPNLYEEEEGAGQPLTPSSDLLGHEDINPHLMDGHFAFPNAAEQFTVIPERHYLNEADVNVNDNDFEVKYSAIMNQQLNHNFTEDTSLPSIDPGLILTHNDYKFKAEDSSFVEDQFNDDIELKKELPDIQVTPEDREQFEETLKWWQEKTKQARVLKNNKN, from the coding sequence ATGAGTTCCATCGGCGTCGTCGTCTTCCGCAACTCGCCGCTCGGCAAGTCGCAGGTGCTCCAAGAATCCGTGAATAATACCATGAACATAACAAACAATGATGCCAATCAAAACTCCACACGTGAAATTATAATAGTGAGAAAGAAGCCAAAATTCCAATCTGTACCGGCAACCGTGTCAGTGACGTCATTAGTTCGTGCTGCTGAGCCCGTAACATCATCGGCTCCATCGGCTAAGAAGTCCCGTCCTAATGAAAATAGTGCGGAAGAATCAGTGCGGTCTCCTACTCCACTAGCAGTTGCCCGCCGAAATGCGCGGGAACGTAACAGAGTGCGCCAAGTTAATGATGGATTTGCCGCCCTTCGACGACACATCCCTGAAGAAGTTGCATCTGCCTTCGAGAATGCTAACTCCAACCGGGGAGCTAACAAGAAGTTAAGTAAAGTGGAAACTTTGCGTATGGCAGTGGAATATATACGAAACTTGGAAAATTTATTGAACATTGGCCATGATAAAGAAAATACATCACGCCCGTCAATGGAATCCTTCCCTTCTCCAGCATCCTCATCACCAAGAGAAAATAGTCAAGAAAGAAGTTATTACATAATACATTCTCCCGCTGGTGACGACGATGACATGGATGAAGATGAAATTGACGGAGCCCATCATCTTCGCCGGCAGCAATATGTAGATCTACAAGGAAATGAACAATTTCAGTTAGTGGCCACTCCTAATTTGtacgaagaagaagaaggtgcTGGGCAACCTCTTACTCCGTCATCAGACCTTCTTGGACATGAAGATATAAATCCTCATCTAATGGATGGACATTTCGCATTTCCCAATGCAGCAGAACAGTTCACAGTTATCCCAGAAAGACATTACCTGAATGAAGCTGATGTGAATGTTAACGACAATGATTTCGAAGTAAAATATTCAGCAATTATGAATCAGCAACTTAATCATAACTTTACTGAAGATACCAGTTTGCCATCAATTGATCCTGGGTTAATTTTAACTCACAACGATTACAAATTCAAAGCTGAAGATAGCTCTTTTGTTGAAGATCAATTTAACGATGACATAGAATTAAAGAAAGAGCTTCCAGATATTCAAGTGACACCAGAAGACAGAGAACAATTTGAGGAAACTCTAAAATGGTGGCAAGAGAAAACTAAACAAGCGcgagttttgaaaaataataagaactAA